A genomic stretch from Juglans microcarpa x Juglans regia isolate MS1-56 chromosome 3S, Jm3101_v1.0, whole genome shotgun sequence includes:
- the LOC121258342 gene encoding probable receptor-like serine/threonine-protein kinase At4g34500 produces the protein MSDSGNSSGEVQDPDDSILHKLSSKTSIFSLKLYVVLGILLLCSVVVFLTIFLFICLNKKSRKRKMRVKHSSRLIPLVSKEIVEIKALDRGDSAGKAEVKIGNADLKEPKVEVPIEGEKRSGESNVSGGSRSDVSVGPENIGWGRWYSLNELEIATRGFAVENVIGEGGYGIVYRGVLQDGSVVAVKNLLNNKGQAEKEFKVEVEAIGKVRHKNLVGLIGYCAEGAQRMLVYEYIDNGNLEQWLHGDVGPVSPLTWDIRMRIAIETAKGLAYLHEGLEPKVVHRDVKSSNILLDKKWNPKVSDFGLAKLLGSGASYVTTRVMGTFGYVSPEYASTGMLNEGSDVYSFGVLLMEIITGRSPIDYSRSAGEMNLVDWFKGMVASRRGEELLDPLIEVRPPPRALKRALLVCLRCIDLDINKRPKMGQIVHMLEADDFLFRSELRSAREKDPVPSVADMSTKVAYTSKNGGGGYMERLRHR, from the exons ATGTCGGATTCCGGCAATTCCTCCGGCGAAGTCCAAGACCCCGATGACTCTATCCTCCACAAGCTCAGCTCCAAAACCTCAATTTTCAGCCTCAAACTCTACGTCGTGCTCGGAATTCTTCTGCTATGTTCGGTTGTAGTTTTCCTTACGATCTTTCTCTTCATCTGTTTGAACAAAAAGTCTCGGAAGCGCAAAATGCGTGTGAAGCATAGCTCGCGGCTAATACCGCTTGTCTCCAAGGAGATCGTGGAGATCAAGGCCTTGGATCGTGGCGACAGTGCTGGGAAAGCGGAGGTCAAAATTGGAAATGCAGATTTGAAAGAGCCGAAGGTTGAGGTTCCGATTGAAGGAGAGAAAAGGAGCGGAGAGAGTAACGTCTCCGGTGGAAGCCGGAGTGACGTGTCGGTGGGGCCTGAGAACATCGGATGGGGCCGCTGGTACAGCTTGAACGAGCTGGAGATAGCGACACGGGGATTTGCGGTGGAGAACGTGATCGGAGAGGGAGGTTATGGAATTGTTTACAGAGGAGTCTTGCAGGACGGATCGGTGGTGGCCGTGAAGAACCTTCTCAATAACAA GGGTCAGGCAGAGAAGGAGTTCAAGGTGGAAGTTGAAGCCATAGGGAAAGTAAGGCACAAGAACTTGGTGGGTCTAATCGGCTATTGTGCTGAAGGTGCTCAGAG GATGCTTGTGTACGAGTATATTGATAATGGGAATTTGGAGCAATGGTTGCACGGTGATGTTGGCCCTGTAAGCCCCCTTACCTGGGATATTCGAATGAGGATTGCCATTGAGACAGCAAAAGG GCTAGCCTACTTGCACGAAGGTTTAGAACCCAAAGTTGTGCATCGTGATGTAAAATCTAGTAACATTCTTCTAGATAAAAAATGGAACCCCAAAGTGTCGGACTTTGGACTGGCCAAGCTCTTGGGTTCAGGGGCAAGCTATGTGACTACTCGTGTAATGGGGACCTTTGG ATACGTCTCTCCTGAGTATGCAAGCACGGGTATGCTTAATGAGGGGAGCGATGTGTATAGTTTTGGGGTTTTACTCATGGAGATAATTACAGGAAGAAGCCCCATTGATTATTCAAGATCGGCTGGAGAG ATGAACTTGGTTGATTGGTTTAAAGGGATGGTGGCAAGTCGTCGTGGAGAAGAGCTTCTGGACCCCTTGATTGAGGTTCGCCCCCCTCCCAGAGCTTTAAAGCGGGCATTGCTGGTTTGTCTCCGCTGCATAGACTTGGATATCAATAAGCGTCCAAAGATGGGTCAAATTGTTCATATGCTTGAAGCAGATGACTTCCTTTTTCGTTCA GAGCTCCGATCAGCTCGGGAGAAAGATCCCGTCCCCTCCGTTGCAGATATGTCCACTAAAGTTGCATACACATCCAAGAATGGCGGGGGTGGTTACATGGAGAGATTGAGACACAGATGA
- the LOC121258376 gene encoding uncharacterized protein At1g01500-like, which produces MEHDYAMSSGNGPTNNGHMVMMNSSYQPCAKVSLTWLDLRLFYVRVSKCEIDDSTPEYLTVNHVPLNRDTLLEVNGVRASIYSDGVSTLLRRDRLDKKSEEATFVSTDGIRMTGSVKFEVFDKDLLVLSGILELRNHNGSVRELNNQGWAWIMNCKSDVTVGTGFFKGKQVLGPELTSPTMEVYIAGSCSGTPIILTNTLQLTHRRKHMRKGTFVAIPEYEATEGQKLVPSMLALQMSELPNHKPENEDTYNIQYPGTAYFEGEDEELSWFNAGVRVGVGIGLSICLGVGIGVGLLVRTYQGTTRNFRRRLP; this is translated from the exons ATGGAACATGACTATGCAATGTCTAGTGGAAATGGACCGACTAACAATGGCCACATGGTTATGATGAACTCTTCTTATCAACCCTGCGCCAAGGTTTCACTAACTTGGCTTGATTTGAGACTTTTTTATGTTCGAGTTAGCAAATGTGAAATTGATGATTCCACTCCCGAGTACCTCACAGTCAACCATGTTCCCCTCAACCGTGATACTCTTCTTGAAGTCAATGGTGTTAGAGCTAGTATATATTCTGATGGGGTGTCAACTCTTCTTAGAAGAGATCGATTGGATAAGAAGTCTGAAGAGGCTACTTTTGTGAGTACTGATGGTATCAGGATGACAGGAAGTGTGAAGTTTGAGGTCTTCGACAAGGATCTTCTTGTGTTGTCTGGAATTTTAGAATTGCGTAATCATAATGGTTCTGTCAGGGAATTGAATAATCAAGGTTGGGCATGGATCATGAATTGTAAATCTGATGTAACTGTGGGTACTGGCTTCTTCAAGGGAAAGCAAGTGTTGGGGCCAGAGTTGACTTCACCTACAATGGAGGTCTACATTGCAGGGTCCTGTTCGGGCACTCCAATTATCTTAACAAACACTTTGCAACTTACTCATCGAAGAAAGCATATGAGGAAGGGCACGTTCGTTGCAATACCTGAGTATGAAGCGACTGAAGGGCAGAAACTTGTTCCTTCCATGCTTGCTTTGCAG ATGTCAGAACTCCCAAACCACAAACCAGAAAACGAAGACACCTACAATATCCAGTACCCTGGAACAGCATATTTTGAAGGTGAAGATGAAGAGCTTTCGTGGTTCAATGCTGGGGTAAGGGTGGGTGTTGGGATTGGCCTTAGCATTTGTCTTGGAGTTGGAATTGGAGTGGGCTTGCTGGTGCGAACCTACCAAGGCACCACCCGTAACTTCAGAAGGCGGCTACCATAA
- the LOC121258343 gene encoding cyclase-associated protein 1-like, which translates to MEEKLIARLESAVTRLEVLSTGFGSGGVPGIDVETVSDPSIVAFDELIGQYLGRVSSAAEKIGGQVLEATKILQEAFNVQKELLIKTKQTQKPDVAGLAEFLKPLNGVIMKANALTEGRRSDFFNHLKSAADSLSALAWIAYTGKECGMSMPIAHVEESWQMAEFYNNKILVEYKSKDPNHAEWAKAIKELYMPGLRDYVKSNYPLGPVWSPTGKPAAAPPTTPTPGAPAPPPPPPASLFGSESSQASSSRPKEGMAAVFQEISSGKPVTAGLRKVTDNMKTKNREDRAGVVGANEKGCTSTSTFSKSGPPKLELQMGRKWVIENQIGKKQLVIDDCDAKQSVYVYGCKDSVLQIQGKVNNITVDKCTKMGVVFTDVVAACEIVNCNGVEVQCQGSAPTISVDNTAGCQLYLSKESLGASITTAKSSEINVLVPGAEPDGDWGEHALPQQFVHVFKDGHFETTPVSHSGG; encoded by the exons atGGAGGAGAAGCTGATAGCTCGGCTGGAGTCGGCGGTGACTCGGTTGGAGGTGCTTTCGACCGGGTTCGGTTCGGGAGGTGTACCTGGTATAGACGTAGAAACGGTGTCGGATCCGTCGATTGTGGCGTTTGACGAACTGATTGGGCAGTATTTGGGTAGGGTTTCGAGCGCTGCTGAGAAGATTGGGGGACAGGTATTGGAGGCCACTAAGATACTGCAAGAAGCCTTTAATGTTCAGAAGGAACTTCTCATCAAGACCAAGCAAACTCAG aAACCTGATGTTGCGGGATTAGCTGAATTTCTAAAGCCATTGAATGGAGTGATCATGAAAGCAAATGCATTGACAGAAGGAAGGCGATCTGATTTCTTCAACCACTTGAAGTCTGCTGCCGACAGTCTATCAGCTTTGGCATGGATTGCATATACTGGCAAAGAGTGTG GTATGAGCATGCCTATCGCACATGTGGAAGAAAGTTGGCAGATGGCTGAATTTTACAACAACAAG ATTCTTGTAGAGTACAAAAGCAAAGACCCAAATCATGCTGAGTGGGCCAAAGCCATTAAGGAACTATATATGCCGGGATTGAGAGATTATGTTAAGAGTAACTATCCTTTAGGCCCAGTTTGGAGTCCTACCGGAAAACCTGCTGCTGCTCCACCAACAACTCCTACACCAGGAGCCCCTGCCCCTCCACCTCCTCCACCAGCTTCGCTCTTCGGTTCAGAATCTTCTCAGGCTTCATCATCACGCCCAAAAGAAGGAATGGCTGCTGTTTTCCAAGAAATTAGTTCAGGGAAGCCTGTGACTGCAG GTCTAAGAAAAGTCACAGATAATATGAAGACAAAGAACCGTGAAGATAGAGCTGGCGTTGTTGGTGCCAATGAAAAAGGCTGTACAAGTACGTCTACTTTTTCTAAATCTGGACCACCAAAGTTGGAGCTTCAAATGGGTCGTAA GTGGGTTATTGAGAATCAAATTGGAAAAAAACAATTGGTTATTGATGACTGTGATGCAAAACAATCTGTATATGTTTATGGATGCAAAGATTCTGTCTTGCAAATTCAAG GCAAAGTCAACAATATAACAGTTGATAAGTGCACTAAGATGGGAGTTGTATTTACG GATGTTGTGGCTGCTTGTGAGATTGTAAATTGCAATGGAGTTGAGGTGCAATGCCAG GGTTCGGCTCCAACAATTTCAGTGGATAATACGGCAGGCTGCCAATTATATCTAAGCAAAGAATCTCTTGGGGCATCTATAACAACAGCTAAGTCAAGTGAGATCAATGTATTGGTACCTGGCGCCGAGCCTGATGGAGATTGG GGGGAGCATGCGTTGCCGCAGCAGTTCGTTCACGTGTTTAAAGATGGCCACTTTGAAACTACTCCAGTCTCTCACTCCGGAGGTTGA
- the LOC121258403 gene encoding protein NONRESPONDING TO OXYLIPINS 2, mitochondrial-like produces MASFSRSVLTAGSRSLAARSKTPNLKSLCLKPIPSPAVSSSTRTIPRASRIVSVLGSIESMMPLHSAIACARLKSSIAVDSSCWSCLSQGLAMPL; encoded by the exons ATGGCCTCGTTCTCCAGATCAGTTCTAACGGCTGGTTCGAGGTCCCTCGCCGCACGTTCCAAAACCCCTAACCTTAAATCCCTGTGCCTGAAACCCATTCCCTCTCCTGCGGTTTCTTCATCGACGAGAACCATCCCTCGCGCTTCAAG GATTGTTTCGGTGTTGGGGAGCATCGAGTCAATGATGCCACTTCACAGCGCCATTGCTTGTGCTCGGCTTAAATCCAGCATAGCCGTCGATTCCTCCTGCTGGAGCTGTCTTTCTCAAG GACTTGCAATGCCATTGTGA
- the LOC121258339 gene encoding BTB/POZ domain-containing protein At1g63850-like: protein MPLPCHKEQYEWSTTQLIQLTKAPRRFLFLSDHFLGVSPSCIWKEKNPNQILFLQALAEKMMIDGPEKRQRLDPTSTAGVFFNDRSTADVILRLFIEPSPFDSPTTITAASDSDVQIYLHSHVLHRSKYFSALLSDRWQPPHGQKNGKNPNLKPLKLNLGVPPTTGSLQSHLSVLHLLYCSDISNSIDSASTALDLLPVALELLFEDCVKSCVQFLEAVPWTEDEEKRVLGLIPSLKEEESKELLNRVSPGQTDLCEEMLHGLVLSAIHNYPNMAIVKAFVAKLLRDLSSREAAKRVLENAFETSLKVVKESLEEYSSPDFRGDHNETEAIQRLNLHKAMTNGRHLLWLVERMIELRVADSAVKEWSDQAAFTADFQRAFRDDAWRNIVPGLPVVVLRCTTKLANAVAAGNILATRQVRKKLVKNWLPVLIVCKENVSPSNRSPYLELEETFLRIISTLPMSDAQELLQQCLSFSTRNVEDCPHLFTAFNTWFRRAARPPWTDNLT from the exons ATGCCATTGCCATGTCATAAGGAACAATATGAGTGGTCCACAACGCAGCTGATTCAGCTGACCAAAGCTCCAAGACGGTTCCTGTTTCTGTCAGATCATTTTCTCGGCGTCTCTCCCAGTTGTatctggaaagaaaaaaatcccaACCAAATCCTTTTCCTACAGGCTTTAgcagagaaaatgatgatagaTGGGCCCGAGAAACGGCAGCGCTTGGATCCCACCTCCACCGCCGGCGTATTCTTCAACGATCGCTCCACCGCCGACGTCATCCTTCGCCTCTTCATTGAACCCTCTCCCTTCGACTCTCCCACCACCATCACCGCAGCCTCCGATTCTGACGTTCAGATCTACCTCCACTCCCACGTCCTCCACCGCTCCAAATACTTCTCCGCCCTCTTATCCGACAGGTGGCAACCACCTCACGGCCAGAAAAACGGCAAAAATCCCAATCTCAAACCCTTGAAACTGAACCTTGGGGTCCCACCTACCACCGGGTCCCTCCAGTCCCACCTCTCCGTCCTCCATCTCCTCTACTGTTCGGATATCTCCAATTCCATTGACAGCGCCTCCACCGCCCTTGATCTCCTCCCCGTCGCCCTCGAGCTCCTCTTCGAGGACTGCGTCAAGTCCTGTGTCCAGTTCCTCGAGGCCGTGCCCTGGACCGAGGACGAAGAGAAGCGAGTTCTCGGTCTAATTCCATCCCTGAAAGAGGAAGAGAGCAAGGAACTTCTCAATAGGGTTTCGCCCGGTCAAACCGATTTGTGCGAGGAAATGCTGCACGGGCTGGTCTTATCCGCCATTCACAACTATCCGAACATGGCGATCGTGAAGGCCTTCGTGGCGAAGCTCCTGAGGGATTTATCGTCGAGGGAGGCTGCCAAGAGGGTATTGGAGAACGCGTTCGAGACCAGCTTGAAGGTAGTCAAGGAGTCGTTGGAGGAATACTCGAGCCCGGACTTCAGAGGGGATCACAACGAGACCGAGGCGATTCAGAGGCTCAATCTTCACAAGGCGATGACCAATGGCAGGCATTTGCTGTGGTTGGTGGAGAGGATGATCGAGCTGAGGGTGGCCGATTCGGCAGTCAAGGAGTGGAGCGACCAGGCGGCATTCACGGCCGATTTTCAGAGGGCGTTTCGTGACGATGCGTGGAGGAATATCGTGCCAGGGTTACCGGTTGTTGTGCTGAGATGCACCACGAAGCTCGCCAATGCTGTCGCTGCGGGCAACATTTTGGCCACCAGACAG GTTAGAAAGAAGCTAGTGAAAAATTGGCTTCCCGTTCTTATTGTATGCAAGGAAAATGTTTCGCCTAGTAACAGATCACCGTACCTGGAACTGGAAGAGACATTTCTGAGAATAATCTCCACCCTGCCAATGTCAGATGCACAAGAGCTGTTGCAGCAGTGCCTCAGCTTTTCAACTCGAAATGTTGAAGATTGCCCACACTTGTTCACAGCATTCAACACCTGGTTCCGCCGTGCGGCTCGACCTCCATGGACAGACAACCTTACTTAG